From a single Nostoc edaphicum CCNP1411 genomic region:
- a CDS encoding tetratricopeptide repeat protein, with translation MSVNDTAHNNNSTWNRQVYHRLKLALSLGLRRQLFLAVCDDLHLRNQVAARLHSTLAYPVGQVLYQSSNAQENSTPAYPRLVTLRLNLNDPDPIVQINQWLANYPPPIVGASKDTPGRPFPVPAFQIVGVEHLTKQPVATQRLFLHYLRLSEQYFSTQESGRFLESNLLLWIPRPWLSAIKQSAPQFWRSRTGVFVFAGEPTPATQNSGYPERFSNSRSLDLGNIEQSILDESVNQEELRTAATGLNFENNSDFPAEIQGNGIHKTQEVSPSTADLLKVAPQQQESTTRYGSGSNNQSLSSLSYVSSELTELVIATINTNTTQNTENYLQPQQILLEIEKLHENLVSAEILAEAYHRLGTLYRLRIEQGESTLENLMVAIIAYQEAISYDESSPQLPDILNDLGTLYWMLYRTPPNSEEGQTYIDQAIEFYQLALKMISPQTHLETYARVQNNLGTAYGDLARFSHPSENWQQAILAYSEALSYRTADMDSLKYAACQNNLGTAYWHLGQYNQPIVHLKKAIAAYNEALVHYNPEEEPLKYGMIQNNIGTACWNLAQYEQPAQNLQRAIVVYTDALKYRTPANVPSACAATQNNLGTAYWHLANLSQTTKEARQKYLKLCISAYEEAIALAHSLSGTSLSFDLLASYNNLGLAHYQLVIDKSFNGDKAIRSQHLEIALDNHLQALKGLSKQPEAYQTTFAYVVKTIRAFHNELGIQGQNLALSKVPSQLLPEILSKL, from the coding sequence ATGAGCGTGAATGATACTGCACACAACAATAATTCTACTTGGAATCGGCAAGTATACCACCGCCTGAAACTTGCCCTAAGTCTTGGTTTACGACGACAACTTTTTTTAGCTGTATGTGATGATTTACACTTAAGAAATCAGGTAGCAGCCCGTTTGCATTCTACATTGGCTTATCCTGTTGGACAGGTGCTATATCAGTCATCAAATGCTCAGGAAAATAGCACTCCAGCTTATCCGCGATTAGTCACATTGCGTTTGAATTTAAATGATCCCGATCCCATAGTCCAGATTAATCAATGGTTGGCTAATTATCCCCCGCCAATTGTTGGGGCATCAAAAGATACGCCTGGAAGACCTTTTCCAGTACCAGCATTTCAGATTGTAGGCGTGGAGCATCTCACCAAGCAACCAGTTGCGACACAGCGTTTGTTTTTGCACTATCTCCGCTTAAGCGAACAATATTTTTCTACACAAGAATCCGGCAGATTCTTAGAATCTAACTTACTGTTGTGGATACCGCGCCCTTGGTTATCTGCTATTAAGCAATCAGCACCACAATTTTGGCGTTCCAGGACTGGTGTATTTGTGTTTGCTGGAGAACCCACACCAGCAACTCAGAATTCCGGCTATCCAGAACGTTTTTCTAATTCCAGAAGTTTGGATTTAGGAAATATTGAGCAGTCGATTTTAGATGAATCAGTTAACCAAGAAGAACTTAGAACCGCAGCCACCGGGTTAAACTTTGAAAATAATTCCGATTTCCCCGCAGAGATACAAGGGAATGGCATACATAAAACCCAGGAAGTTTCGCCGTCAACAGCAGATTTATTGAAGGTTGCGCCACAACAGCAGGAATCTACTACTAGATATGGTAGTGGGAGTAATAATCAATCGCTGTCGTCTTTATCTTATGTTAGTAGTGAGTTAACGGAGCTAGTAATCGCAACAATCAACACAAATACTACTCAAAATACTGAGAATTATTTACAACCGCAGCAGATTTTGTTGGAGATTGAAAAATTACACGAAAATCTTGTTTCAGCGGAGATACTGGCAGAAGCTTATCATCGATTGGGTACTTTATACCGTCTTCGGATTGAACAAGGAGAGTCAACCCTAGAAAACCTGATGGTAGCAATTATTGCCTATCAGGAAGCAATTAGCTATGACGAAAGCTCACCGCAACTCCCAGATATCTTGAATGATTTGGGTACACTTTACTGGATGTTATACCGTACACCACCCAATTCGGAGGAAGGACAAACTTATATAGATCAGGCAATAGAATTTTATCAGTTGGCGTTAAAGATGATTTCGCCCCAGACACATTTGGAAACTTACGCTCGTGTGCAAAATAATTTGGGGACTGCTTATGGTGACTTAGCTCGTTTTTCTCACCCATCTGAAAATTGGCAGCAAGCAATTTTAGCTTACAGTGAAGCACTCAGCTATCGTACAGCCGATATGGATTCATTAAAGTATGCGGCTTGCCAGAACAATTTGGGTACTGCTTATTGGCATCTGGGTCAATATAATCAACCGATTGTACATTTAAAGAAAGCGATCGCAGCTTACAATGAAGCACTTGTACACTACAACCCCGAAGAGGAGCCGCTTAAGTATGGCATGATTCAAAATAATATCGGTACTGCCTGTTGGAATCTGGCACAATACGAACAACCTGCCCAAAATCTCCAGCGAGCTATAGTTGTCTACACCGATGCTCTCAAGTATCGCACTCCAGCTAATGTTCCCAGTGCTTGCGCCGCTACACAAAATAATCTGGGTACTGCCTACTGGCATCTAGCAAACCTATCTCAGACAACTAAAGAGGCACGGCAAAAGTATCTGAAATTATGTATCAGCGCTTATGAAGAAGCTATAGCTTTGGCTCACTCACTTAGCGGGACTTCTTTAAGTTTTGATTTGCTTGCCTCTTATAATAATTTGGGACTAGCCCATTATCAGCTAGTAATAGATAAGTCTTTTAATGGCGATAAAGCAATACGTTCTCAACACTTAGAAATAGCATTAGATAACCATTTACAAGCCTTAAAGGGATTAAGTAAACAACCAGAGGCTTATCAAACAACCTTCGCTTATGTGGTGAAAACTATTCGTGCTTTTCATAATGAATTAGGGATACAGGGGCAAAATCTAGCTTTATCTAAAGTTCCTAGTCAGTTGTTACCAGAGATTTTGTCAAAATTGTGA
- the psb34 gene encoding photosystem II assembly protein Psb34, protein MPYTNEEGGLLNNFAREPKIYQAEPPTEGQKRTYILLGIAATALVVGLILVAFFVSKSS, encoded by the coding sequence ATGCCCTATACGAATGAAGAAGGCGGTCTTCTGAATAATTTTGCCCGTGAACCAAAGATTTATCAAGCAGAACCTCCCACGGAAGGGCAAAAACGAACTTATATCTTACTAGGAATCGCTGCTACAGCTTTGGTTGTCGGTTTGATTCTAGTCGCCTTCTTTGTTTCTAAGAGCAGTTGA
- a CDS encoding mechanosensitive ion channel family protein codes for MNILIILGEVIFLIVFFSLLNWLIGIIFKQVTKVSWLQGITANITFLRRSISRLLILISVILCLVLIGVNGMVIYRGGNLQEFQLNLIRSLPTQFWINIFTASLKSVSLLLLVKFSIPPLKRGIDWVCNYAKRADQIKANDESTEAFFKVLKRIIIHTLWISSFIICAKFLYLPEVIPKYIYIALKIYIIITIGLLIIKAVTTIVDTLDALSLKYSNSDNLLRLYERLCHLIPLFKKCLEYILYVGIVNLVVPEIEFIAWINAYTPRIVQIIGVYFISNVLIEVAYFILDEFYLRTTNLNDSQQQKRLTLIPLIRSFAKYFIYFTAGVTILKLIGIDPAPILAGAGIVGIAVGLGAQNLINDVVSGFLILFENYYLVGDYVEAGKMEERSVEGIVEAIELRTTHLRHPDGQLQIIRNGDIGSIVNFSKQYIYARVEVSVSYNSNLDHVYRVVDKVGQELKADEQDVIEPTRVAGIENFGENNLLLLTLTKVKPGKHLHIQRVLRKVLKDTFSQEEIEICGFSKN; via the coding sequence ATGAATATATTAATTATCCTGGGTGAAGTCATATTTTTAATAGTCTTTTTCTCGCTGTTGAACTGGCTGATTGGCATAATCTTTAAGCAGGTTACTAAAGTTTCTTGGCTTCAAGGAATAACTGCAAATATCACATTCCTGCGCCGGAGTATCAGCAGACTTTTAATTTTAATTTCTGTGATTCTATGTCTTGTGCTGATTGGTGTGAATGGGATGGTGATTTATCGAGGTGGAAACCTTCAGGAATTTCAACTTAATCTTATTCGCAGTCTTCCTACTCAATTTTGGATCAATATTTTTACGGCAAGCTTGAAAAGTGTAAGTTTGCTATTGCTAGTTAAATTTAGCATACCACCTTTAAAGCGTGGTATAGATTGGGTCTGCAATTACGCAAAGAGAGCCGATCAAATAAAAGCTAATGATGAGAGTACTGAGGCTTTTTTTAAAGTTTTAAAAAGAATTATTATTCATACTCTCTGGATATCTTCTTTTATCATCTGTGCTAAATTTCTCTACCTCCCAGAAGTCATTCCCAAGTATATTTACATCGCTTTAAAAATATACATCATAATTACAATTGGTTTACTAATTATTAAAGCTGTTACTACCATAGTTGATACTCTCGACGCACTGAGTCTTAAATACTCTAATTCTGACAATCTACTGCGTTTATACGAGCGTTTATGCCATTTAATTCCCCTCTTCAAAAAATGTTTGGAATACATCCTCTATGTTGGCATAGTAAATCTTGTTGTTCCAGAAATAGAATTTATCGCTTGGATAAATGCTTATACACCTAGAATTGTGCAGATTATTGGGGTTTATTTTATTAGCAATGTTTTGATTGAAGTCGCTTACTTTATTCTTGATGAGTTCTATTTAAGAACTACAAATTTAAATGACTCACAGCAACAGAAACGGCTGACGCTGATTCCCTTAATACGGAGTTTTGCCAAATATTTCATCTACTTCACTGCCGGAGTTACTATACTCAAGCTGATTGGCATTGATCCTGCGCCTATATTAGCAGGTGCGGGAATTGTGGGTATAGCAGTTGGTCTTGGAGCGCAAAACCTAATTAATGATGTTGTTAGTGGATTTTTGATTTTATTTGAAAACTATTACTTGGTTGGTGATTATGTTGAAGCCGGCAAAATGGAAGAGAGAAGTGTTGAGGGGATTGTAGAGGCGATTGAATTGCGAACCACTCACCTCCGTCATCCTGATGGTCAATTGCAAATTATTCGTAATGGGGATATTGGATCAATTGTCAATTTCTCTAAACAGTATATATATGCAAGAGTGGAAGTTAGCGTTTCATATAACTCCAATTTAGATCATGTGTATAGAGTGGTTGACAAGGTAGGACAGGAGTTAAAGGCGGATGAACAGGATGTTATAGAACCCACGCGGGTAGCTGGAATAGAAAATTTCGGCGAGAATAACCTATTGCTGCTGACGCTGACAAAAGTCAAGCCTGGAAAACACCTTCATATTCAGCGTGTTCTCCGCAAGGTATTAAAGGATACTTTTAGTCAAGAAGAAATTGAAATTTGTGGTTTTTCCAAGAATTGA
- a CDS encoding sulfurtransferase — protein sequence MSQYADPSVLVDTQWLADHLNDPNVRIIEVDISPKPYKNAHIPGAVFWNFFRDLLLPDLKVNWDAIAFEKLMARSGITNDTTVIAYGSYPGTGAWIFWLLKVFGHENVRVLNGGYQKWKSEGCPLATELSTFASTDYRARGIDAHLRVLHNEVQASIGRSDCVLLDVRTIQEYCGEWFFDQPPKEGERTGHIPGAVHLEHILTLNEDGTFKSFNELKNLYHSKGITADKEVFPYCAIGGRSGYTWFVLKYLLGYPNVRNYDGSWNEWSRLPDVAIER from the coding sequence GTGTCTCAATACGCCGATCCATCAGTTCTCGTTGATACCCAGTGGCTTGCAGATCATCTCAACGATCCAAATGTCCGTATTATTGAAGTGGATATCAGCCCAAAGCCATACAAAAATGCTCACATACCTGGTGCTGTCTTCTGGAACTTCTTTAGAGATTTACTATTGCCTGATTTGAAGGTGAATTGGGATGCGATCGCTTTTGAGAAGCTGATGGCACGTTCAGGCATCACCAATGACACCACAGTGATTGCTTATGGCAGTTATCCGGGAACAGGAGCCTGGATTTTCTGGTTATTGAAAGTCTTTGGGCACGAAAATGTACGAGTTCTCAATGGCGGCTATCAAAAATGGAAATCAGAAGGTTGTCCACTAGCAACTGAGTTATCTACGTTTGCTTCTACTGATTACCGTGCCAGAGGTATTGATGCTCATCTGCGAGTATTACATAATGAAGTTCAGGCATCGATAGGTCGAAGCGATTGCGTGTTGTTAGATGTCCGAACAATTCAAGAATACTGTGGTGAGTGGTTTTTCGATCAACCACCAAAAGAAGGTGAACGTACTGGACATATTCCAGGTGCAGTCCATCTTGAGCATATCTTAACTCTCAACGAGGATGGAACTTTTAAATCATTCAACGAATTGAAAAATCTTTATCACAGTAAGGGGATTACAGCTGATAAGGAAGTGTTTCCCTACTGTGCCATCGGCGGGCGTTCTGGATATACCTGGTTTGTCTTGAAGTATTTATTGGGCTATCCCAATGTTCGGAATTACGATGGCTCTTGGAATGAATGGAGTCGCCTGCCTGATGTAGCCATTGAGAGGTAG
- a CDS encoding site-2 protease family protein, with protein sequence MNGTIRVGNLFGIPFYIHPSWFLVLGLVTWSYSGGLAAQFPQLSAGLALLLGLMTALMLFASVVAHELGHSFVAIRQGIDVKSITLFIFGGLASLEKESKTPGEAFWVAIAGPIVSLLLCGIVTAIGVTTTASGPLAAILGVLASVNLALALFNLIPGLPLDGGNILKSIVWKITGNPYKGVTFASRVGQIFGWVAILSGIVPLLFFGNFGNIWNLLIGFFLLQNAGNAAQFARVQEKLTGLTAEDAVTHDSPIVSGNLSLREFADERVISGQNWHRFLVTDDDGQLVGAIAVDNLRSIPTVMWSETQVKEVMRPITESTTVQSDQPLLEVMQLLEQQKLSVLPVIRENGVLVGILEKAAIIQLLQSRTQPNPA encoded by the coding sequence ATGAATGGCACAATTCGCGTTGGTAATCTCTTCGGAATTCCCTTCTATATCCATCCGTCCTGGTTTTTAGTTCTGGGTTTAGTAACTTGGAGTTATAGCGGTGGACTGGCGGCACAATTTCCCCAATTATCTGCGGGATTAGCTTTGCTACTAGGATTGATGACAGCGCTGATGTTATTTGCCTCTGTCGTCGCCCATGAATTAGGCCACAGTTTCGTTGCTATTCGTCAGGGGATTGATGTAAAATCCATCACACTGTTTATATTTGGCGGTTTGGCGAGTTTAGAAAAAGAGTCGAAAACCCCAGGTGAGGCTTTCTGGGTTGCGATCGCAGGGCCAATAGTAAGTCTACTATTGTGCGGTATCGTTACAGCGATTGGTGTTACTACCACTGCATCAGGGCCGTTAGCTGCAATTCTTGGTGTTCTAGCTTCTGTTAACTTGGCACTAGCTCTATTTAACCTGATTCCTGGCTTACCTTTAGATGGCGGAAATATACTGAAATCCATCGTTTGGAAAATTACAGGTAATCCTTATAAAGGTGTCACCTTTGCTAGTCGAGTTGGGCAAATCTTTGGTTGGGTAGCAATTCTTTCAGGTATAGTTCCCCTACTATTCTTTGGCAACTTCGGTAACATCTGGAATTTGTTAATTGGCTTCTTCTTGTTGCAAAATGCTGGTAATGCGGCTCAATTTGCCAGAGTGCAAGAAAAACTCACAGGTTTGACAGCCGAAGATGCTGTAACTCATGACAGCCCGATTGTATCTGGTAATCTTAGCTTAAGAGAGTTTGCCGATGAGCGAGTCATCAGTGGGCAAAACTGGCATCGGTTCTTAGTGACTGATGATGATGGACAATTAGTAGGTGCGATCGCAGTTGATAATTTACGAAGCATCCCAACAGTAATGTGGTCAGAAACTCAAGTTAAAGAAGTCATGCGACCAATTACTGAATCTACCACAGTTCAATCCGATCAACCTCTGCTGGAAGTCATGCAGCTACTCGAACAACAAAAGCTATCTGTACTTCCCGTGATTCGTGAGAATGGCGTTCTAGTTGGAATCTTAGAAAAAGCTGCAATTATCCAGCTACTTCAAAGTCGAACTCAACCTAACCCTGCATAG
- a CDS encoding 2Fe-2S iron-sulfur cluster-binding protein, with protein MPKVLAEGKTIDCEQGSNLRKILLQNSIELYNDGAKVINCRGIGSCGTCTVKVEGKVSAANWRDRARRSLPPHSPTTDLRLACQTQVLGDVKVTKFDGFWGQGSRIVWTPKG; from the coding sequence ATGCCTAAAGTACTAGCTGAAGGTAAAACAATTGATTGCGAACAGGGAAGCAATCTCCGAAAAATTTTGCTGCAAAATAGTATTGAACTCTACAATGACGGTGCTAAGGTAATAAACTGTCGGGGCATTGGCAGTTGCGGTACCTGTACGGTTAAGGTAGAGGGCAAAGTATCAGCAGCGAATTGGCGTGATCGAGCACGGCGTTCGCTTCCTCCCCATTCTCCTACAACAGACTTGCGTTTAGCCTGTCAAACTCAGGTTTTGGGCGATGTGAAAGTGACAAAGTTTGATGGATTTTGGGGACAAGGTTCTCGAATAGTGTGGACACCAAAAGGTTAA
- the thiO gene encoding glycine oxidase ThiO produces MTSETVIIGGGVIGLAIAIELKLRGTQVTVLCRDFKAAATHAAAGMLAPDAENISNEAMRSLCWRSRALYPDWTRKLEELTGLNTGYRPCGILAPLFEEAGQGAGSSEQGENSSPLHPSPCPPAYSPAYWLTKEAIHQYQPGLGADVVGGWWYPEDAQVDNKALAQVLWTAAESVGVELKDGITVEAFLQQQGQVVGVQTNAGIIRAAHYVLASGAWSNELLPLPVRPRKGQMLSVRVPEFVPELPLKRVLFGQNIYIVPRRDRLVLGATSEDVGFIPDNTPEGIQKLLQAAIRLYPQLKHYPIQEFWWGFRPATPDELPILGTSHCQNLTLATGHYRNGILLAPITAALIADFILEQKSDPLLSDFHYSRFQSKPSTSTPMLTNSANFSNGHRTLDTMNRVSTDSPLIIAGKTFQSRLMTGTGKYRSIEEMQQSVAASDCQIVTVAVRRVQTKAPGHEGLAEALDWTKIWMLPNTAGCQTAEEAIRVARLGREMAKLLGQEDNNFIKLEVIPDLKYLLPDPIGTLQAAEQLVKEGFAVLPYINADPMLAKRLEEVGCATVMPLASPIGSGQGLKTTANIQIIIENAGVPVVVDAGIGSPSEAAQAMELGADALLINSAIALSPNPAAMARAMNLATVAGRLAYLAGRMPIKDYASPSSPLTGTITS; encoded by the coding sequence ATGACTAGTGAGACTGTAATTATTGGTGGCGGCGTTATTGGTTTAGCGATCGCCATTGAACTAAAACTGCGCGGGACACAGGTCACCGTGCTTTGTCGTGACTTCAAGGCTGCCGCTACCCACGCCGCCGCTGGGATGTTAGCACCAGATGCGGAAAACATTTCTAATGAGGCAATGCGCTCCTTATGTTGGCGATCGCGTGCTTTATATCCTGACTGGACGCGCAAATTAGAAGAACTGACCGGCTTAAATACTGGCTACCGTCCCTGCGGTATTCTCGCACCCCTCTTTGAAGAGGCAGGGCAGGGAGCAGGGAGCAGTGAGCAGGGGGAAAATTCCTCTCCTCTGCACCCTTCCCCCTGCCCCCCTGCCTATTCTCCGGCTTACTGGTTAACCAAAGAGGCAATTCATCAATATCAGCCAGGATTAGGAGCAGATGTAGTAGGTGGGTGGTGGTATCCTGAAGATGCACAAGTTGATAATAAGGCTCTAGCTCAGGTATTGTGGACGGCGGCTGAGTCTGTTGGTGTTGAACTGAAAGACGGGATTACAGTAGAAGCATTTTTACAGCAGCAGGGACAAGTAGTTGGCGTGCAAACCAATGCTGGAATAATTCGCGCCGCGCACTATGTTTTAGCTTCAGGTGCTTGGTCAAATGAATTGTTACCATTACCTGTACGTCCCCGAAAAGGACAAATGCTGAGTGTGAGAGTACCGGAATTTGTACCAGAATTGCCCTTAAAGCGAGTTTTATTTGGACAGAATATTTACATCGTACCAAGACGCGATCGCCTTGTTCTTGGGGCAACCAGCGAAGACGTTGGCTTCATCCCTGACAATACCCCAGAAGGTATTCAAAAATTACTACAAGCTGCTATCCGGCTGTATCCCCAACTTAAGCATTATCCCATCCAAGAATTCTGGTGGGGATTTCGCCCAGCCACCCCTGATGAGTTGCCCATCCTTGGCACTAGCCACTGTCAAAATTTAACCCTTGCTACTGGTCATTACCGCAACGGAATTCTACTTGCGCCCATAACCGCCGCATTGATTGCCGATTTCATTTTGGAACAAAAGTCTGACCCTCTGCTTTCAGATTTTCACTATTCGCGCTTCCAGTCCAAGCCATCTACCTCCACCCCAATGCTGACTAACTCTGCCAATTTCTCTAATGGGCACCGTACCCTAGACACGATGAATCGCGTTTCTACAGATTCCCCATTAATTATTGCTGGTAAAACCTTTCAATCTCGTTTGATGACGGGAACTGGTAAGTATCGCAGCATTGAGGAAATGCAGCAAAGCGTCGCTGCTAGCGATTGCCAGATTGTCACCGTAGCAGTACGACGGGTACAAACCAAGGCCCCCGGACATGAAGGTTTAGCTGAAGCCTTAGATTGGACAAAAATCTGGATGTTGCCCAATACCGCAGGTTGTCAAACTGCTGAAGAGGCGATTCGGGTAGCGCGTTTAGGGCGAGAAATGGCGAAATTGTTGGGACAGGAAGACAATAACTTTATCAAGTTAGAAGTAATACCAGACCTTAAGTATTTACTTCCAGATCCAATCGGGACGCTGCAAGCCGCAGAACAATTAGTCAAAGAAGGTTTTGCAGTATTGCCTTATATCAACGCTGACCCCATGTTAGCCAAGCGCTTAGAAGAAGTAGGCTGTGCTACGGTAATGCCTTTGGCATCGCCAATTGGATCTGGACAAGGGCTGAAAACAACCGCCAATATCCAAATCATCATCGAAAATGCAGGTGTACCAGTGGTGGTAGATGCAGGTATTGGTTCACCCTCAGAAGCCGCTCAGGCAATGGAATTGGGAGCAGATGCCTTGTTGATTAATAGTGCGATCGCACTTTCTCCAAACCCAGCAGCAATGGCTCGTGCGATGAATTTAGCAACAGTCGCCGGTCGTCTAGCATACCTTGCTGGCAGGATGCCTATTAAAGACTACGCCAGTCCTAGTTCACCTCTAACTGGAACAATTACTAGTTAG
- the cimA gene encoding citramalate synthase, with protein sequence MTTNSSPQLWLYDTTLRDGTQREGLSVSIEDKLRIARRLDQLGIPFIEGGWPGANPKDVQFFWQLQEDPLKQAEIVAFCSTRRPNSTAATEPMLQDILAAGTRWVTIFGKSWDLHVTTGLKTTLEENLAMIRDTIEYLRSQGRRIIYDAEHWFDGYKHNRDYALQTLEAAIASGAEWLVLCDTNGGTLPHEISQIVQDVVKVTGEWGMGHGAWGMGKESTQSPMPNAQSPMPQIGIHTHNDSEMAVANAIAAVMAGAKMVQGTINGYGERCGNANLCSLIPNLQLKAGYSCITEDQLTQLTEASRFVSEVVNLAPDEHAPFVGRSAFAHKGGIHVSAVERNPLTYEHIQPEQVGNRRRIVISEQSGLSNVLAKARSFGIELDQQKAEAREILQRLKDLESEGFQFEAAEASFVLLMHEALGDRQKFFEVKGFQVHCDLIEGKETSNALATVKVAVEGKNILEAAEGNGPVAALDAALRKALVNFYPQIATFDLTDYKVRILNGHTGTAAKTRVLVESGNGRQRWTTVGVSTNILAASYQAVVEGLEYGLLLHSQAEAAVKASS encoded by the coding sequence ATGACCACAAATTCCTCACCTCAACTTTGGCTCTATGACACTACACTACGGGATGGCACTCAGCGCGAGGGGCTATCGGTATCGATAGAAGATAAGTTACGCATTGCCCGTAGACTTGATCAACTGGGAATTCCCTTCATTGAAGGCGGTTGGCCTGGTGCCAATCCCAAGGATGTACAATTTTTCTGGCAACTTCAAGAAGATCCGCTAAAACAAGCTGAAATTGTTGCTTTTTGTTCGACTCGACGCCCCAATTCTACTGCTGCCACCGAACCGATGCTACAGGATATTTTGGCTGCGGGAACTCGCTGGGTAACGATTTTTGGTAAGTCTTGGGATTTACATGTGACAACAGGACTCAAGACGACATTAGAAGAAAATTTGGCGATGATTCGCGACACTATTGAGTACCTCCGTTCTCAAGGTCGTCGCATTATCTACGATGCCGAACATTGGTTTGATGGCTACAAGCACAATCGAGATTATGCTTTACAGACATTAGAGGCTGCGATCGCATCTGGTGCTGAATGGCTAGTCCTCTGTGATACCAATGGTGGCACTTTACCACACGAAATTAGCCAAATTGTTCAAGATGTAGTCAAGGTGACTGGGGAATGGGGCATGGGGCATGGGGCATGGGGCATGGGGAAAGAATCTACCCAATCACCAATGCCCAATGCCCAATCCCCAATGCCCCAAATTGGAATTCATACTCATAACGATTCGGAAATGGCGGTTGCTAACGCAATAGCTGCCGTGATGGCAGGGGCAAAGATGGTACAGGGCACAATTAACGGTTATGGTGAACGTTGCGGTAATGCTAACCTCTGTTCGTTAATTCCCAATTTACAACTGAAGGCGGGTTACAGTTGTATCACAGAAGACCAGCTCACACAACTTACAGAAGCTAGTCGTTTTGTGAGTGAGGTCGTCAACCTCGCGCCAGATGAACATGCTCCCTTTGTGGGACGTTCGGCTTTTGCCCATAAGGGCGGTATTCATGTATCAGCTGTGGAACGTAATCCCCTGACTTACGAACACATTCAACCGGAACAAGTCGGAAATCGTCGCCGCATTGTGATTTCTGAACAGTCTGGACTCAGCAATGTTTTAGCCAAAGCCCGCAGTTTTGGCATTGAACTCGATCAGCAAAAGGCAGAGGCCAGGGAAATTCTCCAGCGCCTCAAAGATTTGGAGAGTGAAGGATTTCAATTTGAAGCAGCCGAGGCTAGTTTTGTGCTGTTGATGCACGAAGCTTTGGGAGATCGCCAGAAGTTTTTTGAAGTCAAAGGTTTCCAAGTCCACTGTGACTTGATTGAGGGGAAAGAAACTAGCAATGCCCTAGCTACTGTCAAAGTCGCTGTTGAAGGGAAAAATATTTTGGAGGCGGCGGAAGGTAACGGCCCCGTGGCAGCTTTGGATGCAGCGTTACGCAAGGCTTTGGTGAACTTTTATCCCCAAATTGCAACCTTTGATTTGACAGATTACAAAGTACGGATTCTCAACGGACACACGGGCACTGCGGCAAAAACTCGTGTGTTGGTAGAATCGGGCAATGGTCGCCAACGCTGGACGACGGTAGGGGTTTCTACCAATATTTTGGCGGCTTCCTATCAAGCTGTGGTGGAGGGCTTGGAATACGGTTTGTTATTACACTCCCAAGCGGAAGCGGCGGTGAAAGCTTCTAGTTGA